In the Vibrio gigantis genome, one interval contains:
- a CDS encoding lipocalin family protein, with product MKKILLLLSVILLGGCVGMPETVKPVQQFELDRYLGKWYEVARLDHSFERGLSNVSAEYSLRDDGGVKVINRGYSAEEGEWNEAEGKAYFVEGSDQGYLKVSFFGPFYGAYVVFELEEEGYQYAFVSGPDTDYLWLLARTPEVAPEVMEKFKAMSKERGFNTDELIVVEHTQ from the coding sequence ATGAAGAAAATACTTTTGCTGCTGAGTGTGATTTTATTGGGCGGATGCGTTGGCATGCCGGAAACCGTCAAGCCAGTTCAGCAGTTTGAATTAGATAGATATTTAGGGAAATGGTACGAAGTAGCTCGCTTAGACCACTCGTTTGAGCGCGGCTTAAGCAATGTGAGTGCTGAATACAGTCTGCGCGATGATGGCGGCGTGAAAGTGATTAACCGCGGCTATTCGGCTGAAGAGGGCGAATGGAATGAGGCAGAAGGTAAAGCGTATTTTGTTGAAGGTAGCGACCAAGGCTATTTAAAAGTGTCGTTCTTCGGTCCGTTTTATGGTGCCTATGTGGTGTTTGAATTGGAAGAGGAAGGATACCAATACGCGTTCGTTTCTGGGCCAGACACTGATTACTTATGGCTACTAGCAAGAACGCCTGAAGTCGCACCAGAAGTGATGGAGAAGTTTAAAGCGATGTCGAAAGAGCGTGGGTTCAATACCGATGAGCTGATCGTTGTGGAACATACCCAATAA
- a CDS encoding monooxygenase has protein sequence MKLLQVDFEFNGPFGEEMSNALVDLAKSINNEPGMIWKIWTENQAEKLGGGVYLFEDQLSAEAYLAMHAARLKEMGVDEVRGVIFDVNQPLTTINKGPING, from the coding sequence GAAACTACTACAAGTTGATTTTGAATTTAACGGCCCTTTCGGTGAAGAGATGTCGAACGCACTCGTAGACCTAGCTAAGTCCATCAACAACGAGCCGGGTATGATCTGGAAAATCTGGACAGAAAACCAAGCCGAGAAACTGGGCGGTGGTGTCTACCTTTTTGAAGATCAACTCAGCGCTGAGGCTTACTTAGCCATGCATGCCGCTCGCTTAAAAGAGATGGGCGTTGATGAAGTTCGCGGCGTGATTTTTGACGTCAATCAGCCATTAACTACCATTAACAAAGGCCCAATCAACGGCTAA
- a CDS encoding cation:dicarboxylate symporter family transporter, whose translation MSLTLLALSAIFLGFYVVLSRFKKQKKSFNFRVLSALVGGLLFGGIIQVALGTDSAVGLQFSDLISLFGNGYVKLLQMIVIPLVFVAMTASIMNVEGTSALSKIAPKVIGVLIFSVTISAVIGIASIYLFNIDANSLVHAMGTNTAIEARSDSLLSTQELMSNNTFTSLVLSIIPANIFEMLTGAERTSTLSTVLFGMFLGFSILQVKKRKPEKVQSFVDFINAAKEVVLSMVREILKLTPYGVFALMTKFMMNNDLFALSEMGRFVIASYAAIAVMFVVHLVLVGLFGLSPKTFAKKTWPVLVFGFGSRSSMAAIPLNVETQTQRLGVDEETANMSATFGTSIGQNGCAGIYPAMLAIMAAQVMGIPIDLSFVLQLIAVIAIASFGIAGVGGGATFAAVAVLTIMGLDITIVAILVSIEALIDMARTALNISGSMLSGVLTAKTNGSLNAEQYKTHAPSNTTNSEIPA comes from the coding sequence ATGAGCTTAACCTTACTGGCACTGAGTGCCATTTTCCTCGGCTTTTACGTCGTGCTATCGCGCTTTAAAAAACAGAAAAAAAGCTTCAACTTCCGTGTGCTTAGCGCACTGGTTGGCGGCCTTTTGTTTGGGGGCATTATTCAAGTTGCACTCGGAACCGATAGCGCAGTTGGACTGCAGTTTTCTGATCTTATTTCTCTATTCGGGAACGGTTACGTCAAGTTACTGCAGATGATAGTGATACCGCTGGTGTTTGTTGCTATGACAGCGTCCATCATGAATGTGGAAGGCACTAGCGCCCTCTCGAAAATCGCGCCTAAAGTCATCGGTGTGTTGATTTTTAGCGTGACGATCTCTGCGGTAATTGGTATTGCGAGTATCTACTTATTCAACATCGATGCGAACAGCTTAGTTCATGCGATGGGCACGAATACGGCCATTGAAGCGCGCAGTGATAGTTTGCTTTCGACTCAAGAACTGATGTCTAACAACACCTTCACAAGCTTGGTGCTGTCTATCATCCCTGCCAATATTTTTGAGATGCTGACGGGTGCAGAAAGAACCTCAACGTTATCGACGGTTCTATTCGGTATGTTCCTTGGTTTCAGCATCTTGCAGGTGAAAAAGCGTAAACCCGAAAAAGTACAAAGCTTTGTTGATTTCATCAATGCTGCGAAAGAAGTCGTTCTATCGATGGTTCGAGAAATCCTAAAGCTTACCCCTTATGGCGTGTTCGCTTTAATGACCAAGTTCATGATGAACAACGATTTGTTCGCACTCTCTGAAATGGGTCGATTCGTAATCGCAAGCTACGCAGCAATCGCAGTGATGTTTGTGGTTCACCTCGTACTTGTTGGTTTGTTTGGTTTGTCTCCGAAGACATTCGCAAAAAAAACTTGGCCTGTGTTGGTGTTCGGCTTCGGTTCTCGCTCAAGCATGGCCGCTATTCCATTAAACGTAGAAACACAGACTCAACGTCTTGGAGTAGACGAAGAAACAGCCAATATGTCGGCAACATTCGGTACCAGTATTGGCCAAAACGGTTGTGCCGGAATTTACCCAGCAATGCTCGCCATCATGGCCGCGCAAGTCATGGGTATCCCAATTGACCTGAGCTTTGTTCTACAACTTATCGCCGTGATTGCCATTGCTTCATTCGGTATTGCAGGCGTCGGCGGCGGCGCAACCTTCGCAGCCGTTGCCGTGCTAACCATCATGGGATTAGACATCACTATCGTTGCGATACTGGTCTCGATTGAAGCCTTGATTGATATGGCGCGTACCGCTCTTAACATCTCGGGTTCAATGCTCTCTGGTGTACTAACCGCCAAAACTAACGGTTCATTGAACGCTGAACAGTACAAAACACACGCCCCATCGAATACAACCAATAGCGAAATTCCTGCTTAA
- a CDS encoding amidohydrolase gives MNNKLTLPHTALAILIAGLSAVSPALAQANTANQDQAADQIFTNADIYGHRESDSIVTHNGKIIFIGDHEQAQTFKGLNTDVIDLENAFVLPGFIDNHNHVFEAASELGGNCELDSEATLEEQIPYLEACKINAETNGRGWLMGYGFSLESTLDSDSEYTPLEIIDSVFHDRPVVIMEQTSHSMWVNSKALKIARISPQSSDPQGGAYLKDQDSGKLNGILLDNAGDQIMEMAWNSQSELFEQSYQGLMYGLEEAAAHGITTIGDGRLYWKRGWYDVWLEAEQNQDLTARVSLRPWVYPSMAMPSQLEVFEKMYSDDKNRLLLVDQVKMYSDGIFINGTAKTLAPYLDTYLPNSPNGLNYIPPAQMQQWLTALDKIGFSAHIHAIGDGAVRESLDAIESVRKQGSQKPYTLTHVELINDEDVPRFKQLDVSADFQVGSDYVAQHDHEWAKAFLGARRTKAMMNLDAILKTDANITLSSDWNVHDINPLVGIANSLIMGKTGLTDIYTAIDAYTLNAAKSLGIDDITGTIEVGKSADFAILDKDITTLSARGIAKTQVLMTVLRGKIVFENSK, from the coding sequence ATGAACAACAAGCTCACTCTGCCACACACTGCATTGGCCATCTTAATCGCAGGTCTAAGTGCTGTATCACCAGCTCTTGCACAAGCCAACACAGCCAATCAAGACCAAGCGGCTGACCAAATCTTCACTAATGCCGATATATACGGGCATCGAGAGTCAGACTCGATCGTTACCCATAACGGCAAGATCATATTCATTGGTGACCACGAGCAGGCGCAGACTTTTAAAGGGCTAAATACCGATGTCATCGACTTGGAGAATGCCTTTGTGCTACCGGGCTTCATTGACAATCATAACCATGTTTTTGAAGCCGCCTCTGAACTAGGTGGTAATTGCGAACTGGATTCTGAAGCCACACTCGAAGAGCAAATCCCTTACTTAGAAGCGTGTAAAATCAATGCCGAAACCAATGGTCGAGGCTGGCTGATGGGTTATGGCTTTTCTCTGGAGTCTACACTCGACAGCGATTCGGAATACACACCACTTGAGATCATCGATAGTGTCTTTCACGACCGACCTGTCGTGATCATGGAGCAGACTTCACACTCAATGTGGGTTAACTCAAAAGCACTAAAAATTGCCCGAATTAGTCCGCAATCGTCAGATCCACAAGGCGGCGCCTATTTAAAAGACCAAGACAGCGGCAAGCTCAATGGCATCTTATTGGATAATGCTGGCGACCAAATTATGGAGATGGCGTGGAACAGCCAAAGCGAACTGTTTGAGCAAAGCTACCAGGGCTTAATGTACGGACTTGAAGAAGCGGCAGCACACGGCATTACCACCATAGGTGACGGTCGACTGTACTGGAAACGCGGTTGGTATGATGTTTGGCTCGAAGCGGAGCAAAACCAGGATTTGACTGCTCGCGTGTCATTACGCCCTTGGGTTTACCCATCAATGGCAATGCCCTCTCAATTAGAAGTGTTTGAGAAGATGTATTCCGATGACAAAAACCGTCTACTGCTAGTCGATCAGGTGAAAATGTACAGCGATGGCATCTTCATCAATGGCACGGCAAAAACGCTCGCTCCTTATTTAGATACTTATTTACCAAACTCTCCTAATGGCTTGAACTACATTCCACCAGCACAGATGCAACAGTGGTTAACGGCTCTAGACAAAATCGGCTTTAGTGCACACATACATGCAATTGGCGACGGTGCGGTTCGTGAATCTTTAGATGCCATCGAGAGCGTACGTAAACAAGGTTCGCAAAAGCCATACACGTTAACCCACGTTGAATTGATCAATGATGAGGACGTTCCACGCTTTAAACAACTCGATGTTTCGGCGGACTTCCAGGTCGGGTCAGACTACGTAGCACAGCACGATCACGAATGGGCTAAGGCCTTCTTAGGTGCTAGACGCACGAAAGCCATGATGAACCTCGACGCAATACTCAAAACCGACGCTAATATCACGTTAAGTAGTGACTGGAATGTACACGACATAAATCCTTTAGTCGGTATCGCCAACAGCCTAATCATGGGAAAAACAGGCCTAACCGATATCTACACAGCCATCGACGCTTACACCCTCAACGCAGCTAAAAGCCTAGGAATTGACGATATAACGGGAACGATTGAGGTTGGTAAGTCAGCTGACTTCGCCATTCTTGATAAAGACATCACCACTTTATCAGCAAGAGGCATCGCCAAAACGCAGGTGTTGATGACGGTGTTGCGGGGGAAAATAGTTTTCGAAAACAGTAAATAG
- a CDS encoding rhodanese-like domain-containing protein produces the protein MAQTITKGIKALKEEAYQVVEDMSVEEAIALFNGSDDKQNTLDDYVFVDVREAEERNKLGIIPGAFTCPRGMLEFLIDPECPVHNKIFNQDKTYVFYCAHGLRSLYAAKMAAEMGLKPVKNLAGGFAAWAEQSGDIEMPTK, from the coding sequence ATGGCACAAACCATTACCAAAGGCATTAAAGCCCTCAAAGAAGAAGCCTACCAAGTCGTTGAAGATATGTCGGTAGAAGAAGCAATAGCGCTATTCAACGGCAGCGACGACAAGCAAAACACACTTGATGACTACGTGTTTGTCGATGTGAGAGAAGCCGAAGAAAGAAACAAGCTTGGCATTATTCCCGGCGCTTTTACTTGCCCAAGAGGCATGCTGGAATTCTTGATTGATCCAGAATGCCCCGTTCACAATAAAATATTCAACCAAGACAAAACCTACGTGTTCTATTGTGCCCACGGTTTGCGTTCTCTTTACGCTGCCAAGATGGCCGCGGAGATGGGGTTAAAGCCTGTTAAAAACCTCGCAGGTGGCTTTGCTGCTTGGGCAGAGCAATCAGGTGACATTGAAATGCCAACTAAATAA
- a CDS encoding metal-dependent hydrolase family protein, producing the protein MKKLITNANVFNGVDNNLIENVSLLIEDNLITQIGEIDPTLADEIIDARGGTVMPGLIDAHVHITLSAPFNVIDTMTREEVAIRSAKISEEMLMRGFTTIRDVAGNTLGLKNSIDNGYATGPRILPSMAAISQTCGHSDYRQNQAQERLANGHEDSPMMKLGAMKVADGRSEVLKAVREQLFMGASQIKIMAGGGASSTFDPLDTLQFTSEEMKAAVDAASDYGTYVAAHIHTSDAMRRAAEAGVMSFEHATIMDDDIAEIIKEKGIWVIPSYFTSSLIAERKIPLPNEETYRKTERVGKAMFKSAELIKKYDIQNIAFGTDCVDETNVHATQLNELGAIEQVFDTITALRMATSNCGRLFEMSTYQHPYQKGKLGQIVEGAYADLLIIDGNPLEGVACVANTETQKLIMKDGKVYKNSL; encoded by the coding sequence ATGAAAAAGCTAATCACTAACGCGAACGTATTTAACGGTGTTGATAACAACCTAATCGAGAACGTATCACTTCTTATCGAAGATAACTTGATTACTCAAATTGGCGAGATTGACCCAACGCTAGCCGATGAAATCATTGATGCTCGAGGTGGCACAGTAATGCCAGGTTTGATTGATGCACACGTTCATATCACGCTATCTGCACCTTTCAATGTGATTGATACCATGACACGTGAAGAAGTGGCGATTCGCTCAGCAAAGATTTCAGAAGAGATGCTGATGCGCGGGTTTACCACCATTCGTGATGTAGCGGGCAACACGCTTGGCCTTAAAAACAGTATCGATAACGGTTACGCAACTGGCCCACGTATTCTGCCTTCAATGGCGGCTATCTCGCAAACCTGTGGTCACTCAGATTACCGCCAGAACCAAGCGCAAGAGCGTTTAGCTAACGGCCACGAAGATTCCCCAATGATGAAGCTTGGTGCTATGAAAGTGGCCGATGGCCGTTCAGAAGTATTGAAAGCAGTACGTGAACAACTGTTTATGGGTGCATCACAAATCAAGATCATGGCAGGCGGTGGCGCATCTTCAACGTTCGACCCGCTAGATACATTGCAATTCACATCTGAAGAAATGAAAGCTGCGGTTGATGCCGCTTCCGATTACGGCACCTATGTCGCTGCGCACATCCACACATCTGATGCGATGCGCCGAGCGGCAGAAGCGGGCGTGATGTCATTCGAACATGCGACTATCATGGACGACGACATTGCGGAGATCATTAAAGAGAAAGGTATTTGGGTGATTCCTTCTTACTTTACCTCTTCATTGATTGCAGAGCGTAAGATCCCTCTGCCAAACGAAGAGACATACCGCAAGACAGAGCGCGTGGGTAAAGCCATGTTCAAGTCAGCAGAGTTGATTAAGAAATACGATATCCAAAACATCGCCTTTGGTACCGACTGTGTCGACGAAACCAACGTTCATGCGACTCAATTAAATGAGCTTGGCGCGATTGAACAAGTGTTCGATACCATCACTGCACTTCGTATGGCGACATCAAACTGTGGACGCTTGTTTGAAATGTCGACTTACCAACACCCTTACCAAAAAGGCAAACTAGGTCAGATCGTTGAAGGTGCGTATGCCGACCTATTAATCATCGACGGCAACCCACTGGAAGGAGTGGCATGTGTAGCTAATACAGAAACACAAAAACTGATCATGAAAGACGGCAAGGTGTATAAAAATAGCCTTTAA
- a CDS encoding CoA-disulfide reductase, with protein MKIVILGGSAAGMSFAAKYKRNQPTDDVIVIEKRSYLSFGACGLPYFVGDKFQTTDRMISRTPQQAIDSGLDVRINTEVIAVNAAEQIITVSTQGKSQDISFDKLIIATGARPLIPDFATSFRVSNPGRADSADSNNTEHIYTLTSMEDGIAVKQAMLAEDKPRVAIIGAGFIGLEMFDAAHDLGKDVTIIEREAHIMSRQFSPEMIIDIEDAIRDTGTNLLTNTQVEHIERMERGSYILTLSNTQDTHNGPTAIQADIVILALGFKPNTELFDLPKLPNGALLVDKFGATPVANIYAVGDCATVHHLTLDQPVYLPLATTANKQARMMADRLVGKETFLDGFLGSSSLKVLDYELANTGISHWMANQYAVPTSTSVIKDKNQTDYYPGQEDIKIKLAYDPESKRLLGGEIVGKKGAVGRLNALGVAITAGMTTQQLGYLDFSYAPPFARTWDALNVAGNVAK; from the coding sequence ATGAAGATCGTAATTTTAGGTGGCAGTGCCGCAGGTATGAGCTTTGCTGCCAAATACAAAAGAAACCAACCCACTGATGACGTTATCGTGATCGAAAAACGCAGCTACCTGTCGTTTGGTGCGTGCGGCCTGCCCTACTTTGTTGGTGACAAGTTTCAAACTACAGATCGCATGATCTCTCGCACACCACAGCAAGCCATCGATTCAGGGCTCGATGTTCGCATCAATACAGAAGTGATCGCGGTGAATGCGGCCGAGCAAATCATCACAGTCAGCACGCAAGGCAAGTCACAAGATATCTCGTTTGATAAGTTAATCATTGCGACAGGTGCGCGCCCTTTAATTCCAGATTTCGCGACCTCTTTTCGTGTGAGTAACCCTGGACGTGCTGATAGCGCTGATTCGAATAACACCGAGCACATTTACACCCTCACTAGCATGGAAGACGGCATTGCCGTGAAACAAGCCATGCTCGCAGAAGATAAACCTCGCGTCGCAATCATTGGCGCAGGTTTTATTGGATTAGAGATGTTCGATGCGGCACATGACTTAGGAAAAGACGTCACCATAATAGAGCGTGAAGCGCACATCATGAGCCGCCAATTCAGTCCAGAGATGATCATCGACATCGAAGATGCCATTCGTGACACAGGAACCAATCTGCTAACCAATACCCAAGTCGAACACATAGAAAGAATGGAACGCGGCAGCTACATACTGACGCTCAGCAACACACAAGACACTCACAATGGACCGACTGCAATTCAAGCCGACATTGTGATTCTGGCACTTGGCTTCAAACCCAATACCGAATTGTTTGATCTACCAAAACTACCCAACGGCGCTTTGTTAGTCGATAAGTTTGGGGCGACACCCGTAGCTAATATTTACGCCGTAGGTGACTGCGCGACGGTTCATCACTTAACGCTCGATCAGCCCGTGTATTTGCCACTTGCCACCACAGCCAATAAACAGGCTCGAATGATGGCCGACAGATTAGTAGGCAAAGAGACCTTCCTCGATGGTTTCTTAGGTTCATCATCTTTGAAAGTACTTGATTACGAGCTTGCTAACACGGGCATTTCTCATTGGATGGCAAACCAATACGCAGTGCCAACCAGTACCTCTGTCATTAAAGACAAGAACCAAACAGATTATTACCCCGGCCAAGAAGACATCAAGATAAAACTTGCTTACGACCCTGAATCTAAACGCCTTTTAGGTGGAGAAATTGTCGGCAAGAAAGGCGCTGTAGGTCGGCTAAATGCATTAGGCGTTGCGATTACTGCAGGCATGACGACCCAACAATTGGGTTACCTTGATTTCAGCTACGCTCCTCCTTTTGCACGAACATGGGACGCGCTGAATGTGGCGGGCAATGTTGCGAAATAA
- a CDS encoding helix-turn-helix transcriptional regulator produces MKGYLEKVPQRIGASWRYKKIVEGSKSYGWHRHEEYEIAIHRHFSGHSFVGHHQSDVFHNHMILVGPDLPHAIYSEVSSDDSRVCETHVIWFRKDWIEPLIACCRELEPLRTLLEDSKKGLQFSPNTAERATQLLDKVMDQPPHQQLLILFSLFALLIDDQEVVQLINPTFNSVEEDEVSDKLDKVEAFLMNHFIHNISVNDLASHLYISESSVRRLFQKHYNESFSQRLKKIRLNVACDLLLNTSLPVNLIMEKVGYDNQANFNRQFKSYKQVTPTQYRDAMKRL; encoded by the coding sequence ATGAAAGGTTACTTAGAAAAGGTGCCGCAAAGGATTGGTGCGTCATGGCGCTACAAGAAAATCGTTGAAGGCAGCAAGAGTTATGGTTGGCATCGACATGAAGAATATGAGATAGCGATTCATCGTCACTTCTCGGGGCATAGCTTTGTCGGCCACCACCAAAGCGATGTGTTCCATAACCATATGATTTTGGTTGGTCCCGACTTGCCTCATGCCATTTATTCGGAAGTGAGCAGTGATGACTCACGTGTTTGCGAAACCCATGTAATTTGGTTTCGTAAAGATTGGATTGAGCCGTTGATAGCGTGCTGTCGTGAACTTGAACCGTTACGTACACTACTAGAAGACTCAAAGAAAGGATTGCAGTTTTCCCCTAATACCGCTGAGAGGGCAACACAACTGCTAGATAAGGTGATGGATCAGCCTCCTCATCAACAGCTACTGATTCTATTCTCTCTGTTTGCTTTGCTGATTGATGACCAAGAAGTCGTGCAGCTAATTAACCCAACCTTTAACTCGGTTGAAGAAGACGAGGTCAGCGACAAACTAGACAAGGTCGAAGCTTTTCTGATGAATCATTTTATTCATAATATTTCGGTAAATGACTTAGCTAGCCATTTGTACATTAGTGAGAGCAGCGTAAGGCGTCTGTTTCAAAAGCACTACAACGAGAGCTTCAGTCAGCGGTTGAAGAAAATTAGATTAAATGTGGCGTGTGATTTGCTGCTAAATACATCTCTGCCTGTGAATCTGATTATGGAAAAAGTCGGTTATGACAACCAAGCTAACTTCAATCGCCAGTTCAAATCTTATAAGCAGGTGACTCCGACTCAATATCGTGACGCAATGAAGCGGCTTTAA